From a region of the Streptomyces tirandamycinicus genome:
- a CDS encoding IucA/IucC family protein yields MTVPAAGTAGPAGGTGPAAAGAELLLRVLSALLREDVVGLRSRGRPVERPDGTWLRLAAPGPGALLLPVREDGFQCTWQAREPLLRREPDGVDLTDTDAVLAELRSLAPPVDRAGFDAFAEECRRALAAATLHHATEEEVLRTLAERHGADPADWTGLPGGLALDTLAARLDHPVYPTARGRSGLGGAALRAYAPEFHPRFALRWLAVPREDVTAAGRLPGPAPSALGLSGLDDSHVALPVHPLTAAGPLGDAVRAAGLEGRAVPAPRARLDVVPTLSMRTVALAARPGIHLKLPLATSTLGRLNRRTIKPGTLSDGATVQRLLQTVTAREPRFRDTVLHADETRFAHAGHELLAVLLRRQPSGLDGCAVVPMAALLARAPGGRLVVDHLADRYHGGDPVALLDAVLTLLLDFQTTLFGYGIALESHQQNVSLVLDATGRNPRLRLLLKDNDGPRVHGERLRAALGAGAPGPGDFDDPRILTDGDGPLADLFTTVTVHLCAGAYAFGLARHGRAPLDRLLRLVRDRLAEAVERLGTGPGEPGAVLRARVLDAPALPVKAMVTAGTLLAKERSGASDINKHYTTGPNYLLRGV; encoded by the coding sequence GTGACGGTCCCCGCGGCGGGCACGGCGGGTCCGGCCGGAGGGACCGGCCCGGCGGCCGCCGGGGCCGAACTGCTGCTGCGGGTGCTCAGCGCGCTGCTGCGGGAGGACGTCGTGGGGCTGCGCAGCCGCGGCCGCCCGGTCGAGCGCCCGGACGGGACGTGGCTGCGGCTGGCTGCCCCCGGGCCCGGCGCGCTGCTGCTGCCCGTGCGCGAGGACGGCTTCCAGTGCACGTGGCAGGCGAGGGAACCGCTGCTGCGCCGGGAGCCCGACGGGGTCGATCTGACGGACACCGACGCCGTCCTCGCCGAACTCCGCTCCCTCGCGCCACCGGTGGACCGCGCCGGCTTCGACGCGTTCGCCGAGGAGTGCCGCCGGGCGCTCGCCGCCGCCACGCTGCACCACGCCACGGAGGAGGAGGTGCTGCGGACGCTCGCGGAGCGCCACGGCGCCGATCCGGCCGACTGGACCGGACTGCCGGGCGGGCTCGCGCTGGACACCCTCGCCGCCCGGCTGGACCACCCGGTCTACCCCACCGCGCGCGGCAGGTCCGGCCTCGGCGGCGCGGCACTGCGGGCGTACGCACCCGAGTTCCACCCCCGGTTCGCGCTGCGCTGGCTCGCCGTGCCGCGCGAGGACGTGACCGCCGCCGGCCGGCTCCCCGGCCCGGCGCCCTCGGCCCTCGGGCTGTCCGGCCTCGACGACAGCCATGTCGCCCTGCCCGTGCACCCGCTCACGGCGGCGGGCCCGCTCGGCGACGCGGTGCGCGCCGCGGGGCTCGAGGGCCGGGCCGTGCCGGCGCCGCGGGCCCGTCTGGACGTCGTCCCCACGCTGTCCATGCGGACGGTCGCCCTCGCCGCCCGGCCCGGGATCCACCTGAAGCTTCCGCTGGCCACCTCCACCCTGGGCCGGCTCAACCGGCGCACCATCAAACCCGGAACCCTGTCCGACGGAGCCACCGTCCAGCGTCTGCTGCAGACCGTGACCGCCCGCGAACCGCGGTTCCGGGACACCGTCCTGCACGCCGACGAGACCCGTTTCGCCCACGCCGGGCACGAACTCCTCGCCGTGCTGCTGCGCCGCCAGCCCTCGGGCCTCGACGGCTGCGCCGTGGTGCCGATGGCGGCCCTGCTCGCCCGGGCACCCGGCGGGCGGCTGGTCGTCGACCACCTGGCCGACCGCTACCACGGCGGCGACCCGGTCGCCCTGCTCGACGCCGTACTCACCCTGCTCCTGGACTTCCAGACCACCCTCTTCGGGTACGGGATCGCCCTGGAGTCCCACCAGCAGAACGTGTCGCTGGTGCTGGACGCGACCGGCCGAAACCCCCGGCTGCGGCTGCTCCTCAAGGACAACGACGGCCCGCGCGTCCACGGCGAACGGCTGCGGGCGGCGCTCGGCGCCGGCGCACCCGGGCCCGGCGACTTCGACGACCCCCGCATCCTCACCGACGGAGACGGCCCGCTCGCCGACCTCTTCACCACCGTCACCGTCCATCTGTGCGCCGGGGCCTACGCCTTCGGCCTCGCCCGGCACGGCCGCGCCCCGCTGGACCGGCTGCTGCGGCTCGTCCGCGACCGGCTGGCGGAGGCGGTGGAGCGGCTCGGGACCGGGCCGGGCGAGCCGGGAGCCGTGCTGCGGGCACGGGTGCTGGACGCGCCCGCGCTGCCGGTGAAGGCGATGGTGACCGCGGGAACCCTGCTGGCCAAGGAACGTTCGGGAGCGTCCGACATCAACAAGCACTACACCACCGGCCCCAACTACCTGCTGCGGGGAGTGTGA
- a CDS encoding IucA/IucC family protein, translated as MTSTHPSAHRSALAGPPTADEAVAHTLLNCLLRELCGPGHRTAVADGHLLLRLPRRGVLLRVALRRTSLLGAHRFTGPVTEETPGGWSPVGWRRLAEHVHAELTLRTGVRNDEFLDQVASSHRGVAAALAAPRPAAGGSGPPAGSAAYLASEQSLALGHRFHPTPKARGGDAATWAAYAPEAGAAFPLRLLAVREDLVAGDSAEPGADAALDRLGRAPDGYRLLPAHPWQYTLLRDDPRLRTALARGEVLDLGPGPAAFAATASVRTLFDGDAFLKFSLNVRITNCLRKNAGYELAGAVALTRLLEPVLTELTARFPGSDLLREPAYRSLALPGADGVPVPGLLEGFGVIVREGLGRRLRPGLTPLLAAAVADEYPTGPAHVSRLLADTAPRTALSWWRAYLALLVPPVLAAYFDHGLVLEPHLQNVLVCVDDGGHPRQVLFRDLEGTKLLPDRHAAALAALPADVAGPMTYDAARGWDRVVYCLLVNHVSEMLAALADLHPGSEAALWAEVRDTLGRHADEHGPQPRLDALLAGAPLPAKANLLTRWARTADRDAGYVRLPSPLAEDVLSGAAGTDDVRSAR; from the coding sequence ATGACCTCCACACATCCTTCCGCACACCGCTCGGCCCTGGCCGGTCCGCCCACCGCCGACGAGGCGGTGGCCCACACCCTCCTCAACTGCCTGCTCCGCGAGCTGTGCGGACCCGGGCACCGGACCGCCGTCGCCGACGGGCACCTGCTGCTGCGGCTGCCCCGCCGCGGGGTGCTGCTGCGCGTCGCGCTGCGCCGTACGTCGCTGCTCGGCGCCCACCGGTTCACCGGCCCGGTCACCGAGGAGACACCGGGCGGCTGGTCACCCGTCGGCTGGCGGCGGCTCGCCGAGCACGTCCACGCGGAGCTGACCCTGCGCACGGGCGTGCGCAACGACGAGTTCCTGGACCAGGTCGCCTCCAGCCACCGGGGCGTCGCCGCCGCGCTCGCCGCGCCGCGCCCCGCCGCCGGGGGCTCCGGTCCGCCGGCCGGGTCCGCCGCGTACCTGGCATCGGAGCAGTCCCTCGCCCTCGGGCACCGCTTCCACCCCACGCCCAAGGCCCGCGGCGGGGACGCCGCGACCTGGGCGGCGTACGCCCCCGAGGCCGGAGCGGCGTTCCCGCTGCGGCTGCTCGCGGTGCGGGAGGACCTGGTCGCCGGGGACTCGGCGGAGCCGGGCGCCGATGCGGCGCTGGACCGGCTGGGCCGCGCGCCGGACGGCTACCGGCTGCTGCCCGCGCATCCCTGGCAGTACACGCTGCTGCGGGACGACCCCCGGCTGCGCACCGCCCTCGCCCGCGGCGAGGTGCTCGACCTCGGACCCGGCCCGGCGGCGTTCGCGGCGACGGCCTCCGTCCGCACCCTGTTCGACGGCGACGCCTTCCTGAAGTTCAGCCTCAACGTCCGCATCACCAACTGCCTCCGCAAGAACGCGGGGTACGAGCTCGCCGGCGCCGTGGCGCTCACCCGGCTGCTGGAGCCGGTCCTCACCGAGCTGACCGCCCGCTTCCCCGGCAGCGACCTGCTGCGCGAGCCGGCCTACCGCAGCCTCGCCCTGCCCGGAGCGGACGGTGTGCCGGTACCCGGGCTGCTGGAGGGCTTCGGCGTGATCGTCCGCGAGGGACTCGGCAGGCGGCTGCGGCCCGGGCTCACCCCGCTGCTCGCCGCCGCGGTCGCCGACGAGTACCCCACCGGGCCCGCCCATGTCTCCCGGCTCCTCGCCGACACCGCCCCGCGCACCGCCCTGTCCTGGTGGCGCGCCTACCTGGCGCTGCTGGTGCCTCCGGTCCTCGCCGCGTACTTCGACCACGGCCTCGTCCTGGAGCCGCATCTGCAGAACGTCCTCGTCTGCGTGGACGACGGGGGCCACCCCCGCCAGGTGCTGTTCCGCGACCTGGAGGGCACCAAGCTGCTCCCGGACCGGCACGCGGCCGCACTCGCCGCGCTGCCCGCGGACGTGGCGGGGCCCATGACGTACGACGCCGCACGCGGGTGGGACCGGGTGGTCTACTGCCTCCTGGTGAACCACGTGTCCGAGATGCTGGCCGCACTGGCCGATCTGCACCCCGGCTCGGAGGCCGCGTTGTGGGCCGAGGTCCGGGACACGCTCGGGCGCCACGCCGACGAGCACGGGCCCCAGCCGCGGCTCGACGCGCTCCTGGCGGGCGCGCCGCTGCCCGCCAAGGCCAATCTGCTCACCCGCTGGGCCCGCACCGCCGACCGTGACGCGGGCTATGTGCGGCTGCCCTCCCCGCTCGCCGAGGACGTGCTGTCCGGGGCGGCGGGCACCGACGACGTCCGGAGCGCCCGATGA
- a CDS encoding type III PLP-dependent enzyme yields MSHCPADTTGPAVAAPAVTAPVRERALSLPAEELPAYLYDLGALREHAAAVRGALPERVELYYAAKANPEPEILTALSPYVDGFEVSSGGELAHVARAVPERPQAFGGPGKTPAETAAALAAGVPRFHVESAHELRMLAALAAERRASGPPVDVLPRFNLPLSDGALHTSALSMGGGPTPFGLDPSEAGEVMRCLTDGSCPRLRVRGIHAHLASGLGAADQLAVAGSVVGWAVRLFERHGVPLHEVNVGGGMAVDYADPAARFDWAGYGAGLARLVADHPGLRLRIEPGRALTAYCGWYATEVLDVKRSHGEDFAVVRGGTHHLRTPATKGHDQPCAVLPVDRWPHRWPRPAARGDRVTVAGQLCTPKDVLARGVRAPGLRAGDRVVFALAGAYAWNISHHDFLMHPRPGFHFLGG; encoded by the coding sequence ATGAGCCACTGCCCGGCGGACACCACCGGGCCGGCCGTGGCCGCCCCCGCCGTCACCGCACCGGTGCGCGAGCGGGCCCTCTCGCTCCCGGCCGAGGAACTCCCCGCCTATCTGTACGACCTCGGCGCGCTGCGGGAGCACGCCGCGGCGGTACGGGGGGCGCTCCCGGAGCGGGTCGAGTTGTACTACGCGGCCAAGGCCAACCCCGAACCGGAGATTTTGACGGCCCTCTCGCCGTACGTGGACGGCTTCGAGGTCTCCTCGGGGGGCGAACTGGCCCATGTGGCACGGGCCGTACCGGAGCGCCCGCAGGCGTTCGGCGGCCCCGGGAAGACACCGGCGGAGACGGCGGCGGCACTGGCGGCCGGCGTGCCGCGGTTCCATGTCGAGAGCGCCCACGAACTGCGGATGCTGGCCGCTCTCGCGGCTGAGCGGCGGGCGTCCGGGCCGCCGGTCGACGTGCTGCCGCGGTTCAACCTGCCCCTGTCCGACGGCGCGTTGCACACGAGCGCGCTGTCCATGGGCGGCGGACCGACACCGTTCGGGCTGGACCCGTCCGAGGCCGGCGAGGTGATGCGCTGCCTCACGGACGGCTCCTGCCCCCGGCTGCGGGTGCGCGGGATCCACGCCCACCTGGCGAGCGGGCTCGGGGCGGCGGACCAGCTCGCCGTCGCCGGGTCCGTGGTGGGCTGGGCCGTACGGCTCTTCGAGCGCCACGGCGTGCCGCTCCACGAGGTGAACGTCGGGGGCGGCATGGCCGTCGACTACGCCGATCCCGCCGCCCGGTTCGACTGGGCCGGTTACGGAGCCGGGCTGGCACGCCTCGTCGCGGACCACCCGGGCCTGCGGCTGCGCATCGAACCGGGGCGCGCGCTGACCGCGTACTGCGGCTGGTACGCGACCGAGGTGCTGGACGTGAAGCGCAGCCACGGCGAGGACTTCGCCGTGGTCCGCGGGGGAACCCACCATCTGCGCACACCGGCGACGAAGGGCCACGACCAGCCCTGCGCCGTGCTGCCCGTGGACCGCTGGCCCCACCGCTGGCCGCGCCCCGCGGCGCGGGGGGACCGGGTCACCGTGGCCGGGCAGTTGTGCACACCGAAGGACGTGCTGGCGCGGGGGGTTCGGGCGCCCGGCCTGCGGGCCGGGGACCGGGTGGTGTTCGCGCTCGCGGGCGCCTACGCGTGGAACATCTCGCACCACGACTTCCTCATGCATCCGCGGCCGGGGTTCCACTTCCTGGGCGGGTGA
- a CDS encoding SDR family oxidoreductase — MDSSEQSGKKPAAEGTCLLTVVSPRRGEGNSPTGIVGRRLARQLLAVGRDVRVLAEPGQCGGWPDTADVVAGSITRPLESARAFGGAEAVFLAGAHPSTVGDALALARRGGARKVVLLSSHGPEFEEANPPETWYWLAIEKAVEHSGIPWTHIRPSAVMGAVIEGSYPATGSDWPDTVRTGGVVREAFLDQGHYPFIHEEDLAAVAAAALVGGDYCGTVVEAVGPPLSTRSRIASIARALGREIGTVDLTADEGRAVWRRLGWPDGAVDVTLYALEEYGARFAELLRWTADQRPSVHDIIGRPPLTYDDWVREHIDRFR, encoded by the coding sequence GTGGACAGTTCGGAGCAGAGTGGGAAGAAGCCGGCGGCCGAAGGCACCTGCCTGCTGACGGTCGTCAGCCCGCGCAGGGGCGAGGGCAACAGCCCGACCGGAATCGTCGGCCGGCGGCTGGCCCGGCAACTGCTCGCCGTGGGCCGGGATGTGCGGGTGCTGGCGGAGCCGGGCCAGTGCGGCGGCTGGCCCGACACGGCCGACGTCGTGGCAGGGTCCATCACCCGGCCGCTGGAGTCCGCCCGGGCCTTCGGCGGTGCCGAGGCGGTGTTCCTCGCCGGTGCCCATCCGTCGACGGTCGGGGACGCCCTCGCGCTGGCCCGAAGAGGCGGGGCGCGCAAGGTCGTTCTGCTGTCGTCCCATGGTCCCGAGTTCGAGGAGGCCAATCCCCCGGAGACCTGGTACTGGCTCGCGATCGAGAAGGCGGTGGAGCACTCGGGCATCCCCTGGACGCACATCCGGCCGTCGGCCGTGATGGGCGCCGTCATCGAGGGCAGCTACCCGGCGACCGGGTCGGACTGGCCTGACACCGTCCGCACCGGCGGGGTGGTCCGGGAGGCCTTCCTCGACCAGGGCCACTATCCCTTCATCCACGAGGAGGACCTCGCCGCCGTCGCGGCCGCGGCGCTGGTCGGCGGCGACTACTGCGGGACGGTCGTCGAGGCCGTGGGCCCACCGCTGAGCACCCGTTCACGGATAGCGAGCATCGCCCGCGCGCTCGGCCGCGAGATCGGCACGGTCGATCTGACGGCGGACGAGGGTCGGGCGGTCTGGCGACGCCTTGGCTGGCCGGACGGTGCCGTCGACGTGACGCTGTACGCACTCGAGGAGTACGGGGCCCGCTTCGCCGAACTGCTCCGCTGGACGGCCGACCAGCGGCCGTCCGTGCACGACATCATCGGCCGGCCACCGCTCACCTACGACGACTGGGTCCGCGAGCACATCGACCGGTTTCGCTGA
- a CDS encoding DUF2470 domain-containing protein — translation MTADDVCADGQASPAERVRTVLAAAESFTAITDAHTCDLVGGGLHRVGEDGRLLLRLPAGCRLAGEVAVAPRGTLPVVLKFTDVAPVAVRDRVRSRVTVAGWLVRAAPEDEDDGTATFRMVTAHVALETPAGPVTVGLDELALARPDVLALHEAAMLTHLVDDHADVVALLTRLVDPRLLQGVVRVWPLAMDRRGITLRLEHAHSHEDVLLRFPAPVGEAGQAGDRVRALLAAARACRRASRLPSRP, via the coding sequence ATGACTGCTGACGACGTCTGCGCGGACGGGCAGGCGAGCCCGGCCGAACGGGTGCGCACCGTGCTGGCCGCCGCCGAATCGTTCACGGCGATCACCGACGCGCACACCTGCGACCTGGTCGGCGGCGGTCTGCATCGGGTCGGCGAGGACGGCAGGTTGCTGCTGCGGCTGCCCGCCGGCTGCCGGCTGGCCGGCGAGGTCGCCGTCGCCCCGCGCGGCACGCTCCCCGTCGTGCTCAAGTTCACCGACGTCGCGCCGGTCGCGGTCCGCGACCGGGTGCGGTCCCGCGTCACCGTCGCCGGATGGCTGGTCCGGGCCGCGCCGGAAGACGAGGACGACGGCACCGCCACGTTCCGGATGGTCACCGCGCACGTCGCCCTGGAGACCCCCGCGGGGCCGGTGACCGTCGGGCTCGACGAACTCGCCCTGGCCCGGCCGGATGTGCTGGCCCTCCACGAGGCCGCCATGCTCACCCATCTCGTCGACGACCACGCCGACGTGGTGGCCCTGCTCACCCGGCTGGTGGACCCGCGGCTGCTCCAGGGCGTGGTCCGGGTGTGGCCGCTGGCCATGGACCGGCGGGGGATCACCCTCCGCCTCGAACACGCGCACAGCCACGAGGACGTCCTTCTCCGGTTCCCCGCCCCCGTGGGCGAGGCCGGACAGGCCGGCGACCGCGTCCGGGCGCTCCTGGCGGCGGCCCGCGCCTGCCGCCGGGCCAGCCGGCTGCCGAGCCGCCCGTGA
- a CDS encoding DUF5682 family protein, whose product MTAAQQGPFTGLRTQLREAAAAFAGGPDALEGILLGIVDDVDRAVREPLEIFPVCHHSPASALAMARRLREKQPKVVYLELCEDMAPLLTELRNCRLPVAVQAFATEVDGLPADWSPLSVVAPITEASAEYQAIAYALDTPGVELVLVDRSSDHVFQWEARGAETCQPHDPSEPHDPSEPHEPSARSKPSAHSKTSARSEPAQPAGPAAPADDEAALHGDAVGVGIGDLRPRFAELEEHLLRHGRVRHWSEWWHQYVELPLADSDHDTYRQVMLLIGSLFRRLAPGDPRRLRVDEDRERYMWTRMREHLAATGTDPADCLYVCGAFHAAGRVAEFGVGGARTFEIGPRTATTWQHGLIPSSHAAIEAQFGLAPGSVSIAATEWAKNLRRTRVEPFRLAGQAGTRKRAKAARPGPAPVDAPAPASDRLSGFLRRPPVLDRLDESELLGWSVEIVRAARRNGYLASTADAIAVFETSILLAGMRDRAKPTPYDFQDAAVTCIEKDSVPGRRDVGRLVEIMMGGDRTGQVGYDALPPLARDVHDRLAPLGLKLQQRGVRRALLDIAARPELEKCSDVLWMLRYLMPQGAARPIMGERRLGERPIQESWDVALGTHQRALIELGYEGVSIEQVLEQRLRRTAYGPRATTAAVLEAVEDATLHLRSRRLADELGTRALEVLATERSVDGAPEVLRRVRRLLAYYRTSEPVLPPWIESFVQTGYAHYCTLLPTAFTDEDATVRQVAATLGFLFGMEGLALSLGCDRTQLELAVAQSHPGEPAKSALLWAAQTRLGGLSRAELRARCDGLLGNPLVVPAYPRYLSGFLHALEPVPDLADFVVEAVSNAFARLPDPVLLPWLPTLIGTLRAGGAELAPLLVREAGRTFPARLADLDAWLPPWRAEPDPGAVRSARPGGGGRGVRLLTAHPATCDAVAALLGCDDGWDDGWDTQPGPPGVALVHAHPGTATALAALAAPT is encoded by the coding sequence ATGACCGCCGCCCAGCAGGGGCCCTTCACCGGGCTCCGTACCCAACTGCGGGAAGCCGCGGCGGCCTTCGCCGGTGGTCCCGACGCGCTCGAGGGCATCCTGCTCGGCATCGTCGACGACGTGGACCGAGCGGTGCGGGAACCCCTGGAGATCTTCCCGGTCTGCCATCACTCGCCGGCCTCGGCCCTGGCGATGGCACGCAGGCTGCGGGAGAAGCAGCCGAAGGTGGTGTACCTCGAACTGTGCGAGGACATGGCGCCGTTGCTGACCGAACTGCGCAACTGCAGGCTCCCGGTAGCGGTGCAGGCGTTCGCCACCGAGGTCGACGGACTCCCGGCCGACTGGTCGCCGCTGTCGGTGGTCGCGCCCATCACCGAGGCGTCGGCGGAGTACCAGGCGATCGCCTACGCACTGGACACCCCGGGTGTCGAGCTCGTCCTGGTCGACCGCTCCTCCGACCACGTGTTCCAGTGGGAAGCACGCGGCGCGGAAACCTGCCAACCTCACGACCCCTCCGAACCTCACGACCCCTCCGAACCTCACGAGCCCTCCGCGCGCTCGAAGCCCTCCGCACATTCGAAGACCTCCGCGCGCTCCGAGCCCGCTCAGCCGGCCGGTCCGGCCGCACCGGCCGACGACGAGGCGGCGCTGCACGGAGACGCGGTCGGCGTCGGGATCGGCGACCTGCGGCCGCGCTTCGCCGAGCTGGAGGAGCATCTGCTGCGCCACGGCCGGGTCCGGCACTGGTCGGAATGGTGGCACCAGTACGTGGAACTGCCGCTCGCCGACAGCGACCACGACACCTACCGGCAGGTGATGCTGCTGATCGGCAGCCTGTTCCGCCGCCTCGCGCCCGGCGACCCCCGGCGGCTGCGCGTCGACGAGGACCGCGAGCGCTACATGTGGACCCGGATGCGCGAGCACCTGGCCGCCACCGGCACCGACCCCGCGGACTGCCTGTACGTCTGCGGCGCGTTCCACGCGGCCGGTCGCGTCGCCGAGTTCGGCGTGGGCGGTGCCCGCACCTTCGAGATCGGGCCGCGGACCGCGACCACGTGGCAGCACGGGCTCATCCCGTCCAGCCATGCCGCGATCGAGGCGCAGTTCGGCCTCGCCCCCGGCTCGGTCTCCATCGCCGCGACGGAGTGGGCGAAGAACCTCAGGCGTACCCGCGTCGAGCCGTTCCGCCTCGCCGGGCAGGCGGGCACAAGGAAGAGGGCGAAGGCCGCCAGGCCCGGCCCGGCGCCCGTCGACGCGCCGGCGCCCGCCTCCGACAGGCTCTCGGGCTTCCTGCGGCGGCCGCCCGTCCTGGACCGCCTCGACGAGTCCGAACTGCTCGGCTGGTCGGTCGAGATCGTACGGGCGGCACGCCGCAACGGCTATCTCGCCTCCACCGCCGACGCCATCGCCGTGTTCGAGACCTCGATCCTGCTGGCCGGAATGCGGGACCGGGCCAAACCCACCCCGTACGACTTCCAGGACGCCGCTGTCACCTGCATCGAGAAGGACTCCGTGCCGGGCCGGCGCGATGTCGGCCGTCTCGTCGAGATCATGATGGGCGGCGACCGGACCGGTCAGGTCGGGTACGACGCGCTGCCGCCGCTGGCGCGCGATGTGCACGACCGGCTCGCGCCGCTGGGGCTGAAGCTGCAGCAGCGCGGTGTGCGGCGGGCGTTGCTGGACATCGCCGCGCGCCCGGAACTGGAGAAGTGCTCCGATGTGCTGTGGATGCTGCGGTACCTGATGCCGCAGGGAGCCGCCCGCCCGATCATGGGGGAGCGGCGGCTCGGCGAGCGCCCCATCCAGGAGTCGTGGGATGTCGCGCTGGGCACCCATCAGCGGGCGCTCATCGAGCTCGGCTACGAGGGCGTCAGCATCGAGCAGGTCCTCGAGCAGCGCCTGCGGCGCACCGCGTACGGCCCGCGGGCGACGACGGCCGCCGTCCTCGAGGCCGTCGAGGACGCCACCCTCCATCTGCGCAGCCGGCGTCTCGCCGACGAACTGGGCACCCGCGCCCTGGAGGTGCTGGCCACCGAGCGCAGCGTAGACGGCGCCCCGGAGGTACTGCGCCGGGTGCGCAGGCTGCTGGCGTACTACCGGACGAGCGAGCCGGTGCTGCCGCCGTGGATCGAGTCCTTCGTCCAGACGGGGTACGCGCACTACTGCACCCTGCTGCCCACGGCGTTCACCGACGAGGACGCGACCGTCCGCCAGGTCGCCGCGACGCTCGGGTTCCTGTTCGGCATGGAGGGCCTGGCGCTGTCGCTGGGCTGCGACCGTACGCAACTGGAGCTGGCCGTGGCCCAGTCGCACCCCGGGGAGCCGGCGAAGTCCGCACTGCTCTGGGCGGCGCAGACCCGGCTCGGTGGCCTGTCCCGGGCGGAGCTGCGGGCGCGGTGCGACGGACTGCTCGGCAACCCCCTGGTGGTTCCGGCCTATCCGCGCTATCTCAGCGGATTCCTGCACGCACTGGAGCCCGTGCCCGACCTGGCCGACTTCGTCGTGGAGGCGGTGTCGAACGCCTTCGCCCGGCTGCCGGACCCGGTGCTGCTGCCATGGCTGCCGACCCTGATCGGCACCCTGCGGGCCGGCGGCGCGGAGCTGGCGCCCCTGCTGGTCCGCGAGGCCGGCCGGACCTTTCCCGCCCGGCTCGCGGACCTCGACGCATGGCTGCCGCCGTGGCGGGCGGAACCGGACCCGGGGGCGGTGCGTTCCGCCCGGCCGGGGGGCGGGGGCCGCGGGGTCCGGCTGCTCACCGCGCACCCCGCCACCTGCGACGCGGTCGCGGCTCTGCTCGGCTGCGACGACGGGTGGGACGACGGGTGGGACACCCAGCCGGGCCCGCCGGGCGTGGCACTCGTCCATGCCCATCCCGGCACGGCGACGGCGCTGGCGGCGCTGGCGGCGCCGACCTGA
- a CDS encoding ATP-binding protein produces the protein MSDLLRAPAEIKYAEELDWLESIDDNPKPFSWRLSPKMVRLFVLGAERSDGLDREVSQKWFGDRSFVERAIVTLASDRGLLLIGDPGTGKSWLAELLSAAVCRNSTLVVQGTAGTTEDHIKYSWNVSMVIAKGQSRESMIPSPIMTAMETGAIGRFEELTRSTSDVQDALISVLSEKYISVPELDSDNIVFAKPGFSVIATANSRDRGVNDLSSALKRRFNFVRIPVVTNKKSEAEIVRFRTEELLRRHRIELDVPPTLLDVLLQSFADLRASAASAGSDDEKLESALSTAEQIGVLEDAILHGNFFGERTLTARTLASSLVGSLARREPEDLAILNKYLHGVVEPRCREEGGSWPEFLEGGRDAIATLS, from the coding sequence ATGTCCGACCTGTTGCGCGCCCCCGCCGAGATCAAGTACGCCGAGGAGCTGGACTGGCTGGAGTCGATCGACGACAACCCCAAGCCCTTCTCCTGGCGGCTCTCCCCGAAGATGGTCCGGCTGTTCGTCCTGGGTGCCGAGCGCTCCGACGGTCTCGACCGGGAGGTATCCCAGAAGTGGTTCGGCGACCGCAGCTTCGTCGAGCGGGCCATCGTCACCCTGGCCTCCGACCGCGGACTGCTGCTCATAGGCGACCCCGGCACCGGGAAGAGCTGGCTCGCCGAGCTGCTGTCCGCCGCCGTCTGCCGCAACTCCACCCTGGTGGTGCAGGGCACGGCCGGCACGACCGAGGACCACATCAAGTACTCGTGGAACGTGTCCATGGTGATCGCCAAGGGCCAGTCCCGCGAGTCGATGATCCCCTCGCCGATCATGACCGCGATGGAGACCGGTGCCATCGGCCGATTCGAGGAGCTCACCCGCTCCACCAGCGACGTCCAGGACGCCCTGATCTCCGTTCTCTCGGAGAAGTACATCTCCGTCCCGGAACTGGACAGCGACAACATCGTCTTCGCCAAGCCGGGCTTCTCGGTCATCGCCACCGCCAACAGCCGTGACCGGGGCGTCAACGACCTCTCCTCGGCGCTCAAGCGCCGCTTCAACTTCGTGCGCATCCCCGTGGTGACGAACAAGAAGAGCGAGGCGGAGATCGTCCGCTTCCGCACCGAGGAGCTGCTCCGCCGTCACCGGATCGAGCTGGACGTGCCGCCGACGCTGCTGGACGTACTGCTGCAGAGCTTCGCCGACCTGCGCGCCTCCGCGGCGTCGGCGGGCAGCGACGACGAGAAGCTGGAGTCCGCGCTGTCCACCGCCGAGCAGATCGGCGTGCTGGAGGACGCGATCCTGCACGGCAACTTCTTCGGCGAGCGCACGCTGACCGCCCGCACCCTCGCCTCCTCGCTCGTCGGGTCGCTGGCGCGGCGCGAGCCGGAGGACCTCGCCATCCTCAACAAGTATCTGCACGGCGTCGTCGAGCCGCGGTGCAGGGAAGAGGGCGGCTCCTGGCCGGAGTTCCTGGAGGGCGGCCGCGACGCGATCGCCACCCTGTCATGA